From Nicotiana tabacum cultivar K326 chromosome 20, ASM71507v2, whole genome shotgun sequence, one genomic window encodes:
- the LOC107795241 gene encoding uncharacterized protein LOC107795241, giving the protein MKEMNNGLEGTDLGKEAAHFLIPTSQSLDRQADDIHREARKNRRLIEKLLKIVYIVTTVVISLYLVAVISLSVFGIFKFRRTLKLLITLCWIFTTLCWFLFGIYYFLDNFAGDTCSACTRKFPVRSLQQQFELNSSL; this is encoded by the exons ATGAAAGAAATGAATAATGGCTTAGAAGGAactgatttaggcaaagaagcaGCTCACTTCTTGATTCCTACATCTCAGAGTCTTGACAGACAGGCTGATGATATACATAGAGAAGCCAGAAAAAATAGACGACTAATCgagaaacttctcaagatagt GTACATAGTGACTACAGTGGTTATTTCTCTATACTTGGTTGCTGTAATTTCCCTATCAG TATTTGGGATATTCAAATTTAGAAGAACCCTTAAATT GCTCATTACATTGTGTTGGATCTTTACAACTCTGTGTTGGTTTCTTTTTGGCATTTATTACTTCTTAGACAA CTTTGCTGGAGATACATGCAGTGCATGCACTAGAAAATTTCCAGTCAGATCCCTACAACAGCAGTTTGAGCTCAATTCTTCCCTGTGA